The Solea solea chromosome 19, fSolSol10.1, whole genome shotgun sequence genome has a window encoding:
- the LOC131445812 gene encoding mucin-2-like, whose amino-acid sequence MEDTAGEGTVNNKADKEIEEDKIFKGNVEDIAGEWMEEDESVEETVKDKNVEGSVNNLDGKGTIENIAGEDSKSVEDSGHRKRTLEENTADVASEDKTIEETVEDIEGKGTMEVKKAHVHSEDKTIEETVEDKEGERKEKDKTDEATEEDTDKKSVEDISGEVTIEKCYSCSPMSPQTVEDATAEVKVEVTDNLRCSSCSPTPPQTVEDTSVEGTVEVKDKGTVEDIVGEVTIKECSSCSPMSPQTVENATAEGTVEVTDNLRCSSCSPKSPQTVEDPTVEGTVEIADNLRYSSCSPKSLQTVDDATVDGTVEVTDKGTVEDIGGKVIIEERSSCSPTSPQTVEEVTVEGIVDVTDNLRCSSFSPTSPQTKENTTVEGTVEVKDKGTVEDTGGEVKTEEYSNFSPTSPQTVEGTSTEGTVEVTDNLRGSSCSQVKDKGTVENIGGEVTIEECSSCSTTSPQTVEDVTVEGTVEVTDKGIVEDIDQVTTEDYSRCSPTSPQTVEKATIDGTVEVTDNLRFSSCSPTSPETVEDATVEGTVEDIGGELTKEECSSCFPTSPQTVEDSTVEGTVDITDNNRYSSCYPASPQTVEDATIEGTVEVTDNLTCSSCSPMSPQTVEDTIVEGTVEVSDKGTEEDIGGKVTIEEWSSSSKRPPQTVEHTIVEGTVNVTDNLRCSSCSPTSLQIEEDATIELTVEVTDNLRCSSCSPSPQTGEDATVEETVKATYNNRYSSCSPTSPQIVEDATVEGTVEDIGGEVTIKECSSCFARSPQTVEDTTVERTVKVTDNLRCSSCSLRSHQTVEDLTVEGTVEVADNLRCSSSSTTSPQTVDMTVERTVNVTDNLRYSSCSPTSPKTVEEATVEGTVEVTDKCTVDDMEGEVTIEECSSSSTPSPQTVEGATVEGTVEVTDKCTVDDMEGEVTIEECSSSSTPSPQTVEGATVEGTVEVTDNLRCSSCSLRSPQIVEGTTVEGTVEVTDNLRCSSCSLRSPQTAEHTTTEGTVEVTDNLTYSSCSLRSPETVEYSTVEGTVDVTDNIRYSSCSPLRSPQTVEDTKIEGTVEVTDNLRYSSCSLRSPQTVEDLTVEETVEVTDNLRYSSCSLRSPQTVEDMTVEETVEVTDNLRYSSCSLRSPETVEDLTVEEAVEVTDNLRYSSCSLRSPQTVEDMTVEGTEEVTDNFRYSSCSLRSPQTMKESTVEGTMEVTDNLRYSSCSLRSPQTVEDTTSEGTMEVRDNLRYSSFSLRSPQTVEDSTVEGTVKVTDNLRFSSFSPRFPQTVEDTTVEGTVEVTDNLRYSSCSLRSPETVEDTIVEETMEVTDNLRYSSCSLRSPETVEDATTEGTVEVADNLRFSSFLLRSPETVIDSTVEETVEVTDNLRYSSCSLRSPQTVEDTTTEGTVEVTDNLRYSSCSLRSPQTVEDTTVEGAVEVTVDDAKLEGTVEVTDNLRFSSFSPTSPQTVEDSTVEKTVVVTDNLRFSSCSLRSPQTEEDTTVEGTVEVTVDDATVEGTVKVTDNLRFSSFSPRFPQTVEDTTTEGTVEVTDNLRYSSCSLRSPQTVEDSTVEGTVEVTVDDVTVEGTVEVTDNLRYSSCSLRSPQTVEDTTVEGTVEVTVDDATVEGTVEVTDNLRFSSFSPTSRQTVEDSTVEETVEVTDNLRFSSCPLRSPLRSPQTVEDTTVEGTVEVTVDDATVEGTVEVTDNLRFSSCPLRSPLRSPQTVEDTTVEGTVEVTVDDATVEETVEVTDNLRFSSCPLRSPLRSPQTVEDTTVEGTVEVTDKGTVKDIGGQVTTEECSSCSPRSPQTVEDRTVEGTVEDIGQVTIEECSSCSPRSPQTVEDRTVEGTVEVTDKGTVEYIGLVTIEDFSSCSPSSPQTVEDRTVEGTVEVTDKGTVEDIGLLTIEEFSSCSPRFPQTLEDVTIKGTVEVTDKGTVEDIQGQVTIEECSSCSPRSPQTVEERTVEGTVEVTDKGTVEDIGEECSSFSPRSPQTVEDRTAEGTVEVTDKGTVEDIGLVTIEQCSSCSPRSPQTLEDVTIKGTVVEVTDNLTVCSENEHRKAVSVEDRVSEATTNEKTAIDQTVALAVVITRTQSLGEAADGSLARTVHITLGGSVEDKKADGTADNAIDIATVERAEEGTQGGQVRAEDSGHDKMTVEETAVAGTGEDGKRTVEDKTAECLEETIEEDRAGEESEEDSTDEGTTEDRVFEEAVESIAVGGTVVSRTARRKRAREKQIQRFLVLTIHCVFKNTGSLKNLDELSLDRHIRRLVKVSHEKLTLANGNTPLVRMYKPVGKRVTKELKKTFRQTLNQTLLQIDPETEQTIADCIQKHTNVEIKGGPKTFCSSYYNAITNVIQALIIIGLVGVILSLFFLL is encoded by the coding sequence CATCAGTTGAGGGGACTGTGGAAGTTAAAGACAAGGGGACAGTGGAGGACATAGTAGGTGAGGTGACTATAAAGGAATGTTCCAGCTGTTCTCCAATGTCCCCTCAAACAGTGGAAAATGCGACAGCTGAGGGGACAGTGGAAGTAACAGACAATCTTAGATGTTCCAGCTGTTCTCCAAAATCCCCTCAAACAGTGGAAGACCCGACAGTTGAGGGGACTGTGGAAATTGCAGACAATCTTAGATATTCCAGCTGTTCTCCAAAATCCCTTCAAACAGTGGATGATGCGACAGTTGACGGCACAGTGGAAGTTACAGACAAGGGGACAGTGGAGGACATAGGAGGTAAGGTGATTATAGAGGAACGTTCCAGCTGTTCTCCAACATCCCCTCAAACAGTGGAGGAGGTGACAGTTGAGGGGATAGTGGATGTTACAGACAATCTTAGATGTTCCAGCTTTTCTCCAACGTCTCCTCAAACTAAGGAAAACACAACAGTCGAGGGGACAGTGGAAGTTAAAGACAAGGGGACAGTGGAGGACACAGGAGgtgaggtgaaaacagaggaatATTCCAACTTTTCTCCGACATCCCCTCAAACAGTGGAAGGCACGTCAACTGAGGGGACAGTGGAAGTTACAGACAATCTTAGAGGTTCCAGCTGTTCTCAAGTTAAAGACAAGGGGACAGTGGAGAACATAGGAGGTGAGGTGACTATAGAGGAATGTTCCAGCTGTTCTACAACGTCCCCTCAAACAGTGGAAGACGTGACAGTTGAGGGGACAGTGGAAGTTACAGACAAGGGGATAGTGGAGGACATAGATCAGGTGACTACAGAGGACTATTCCAGATGTTCTCCAACGTCCCCTCAAACAGTGGAAAAGGCAACAATTGATGGAACAGTGGAAGTTACAGACAATCTTAGATTTTCCAGCTGTTCTCCAACGTCCCCTGAAACAGTAGAAGATGCGACAGTGGAAGGGACAGTGGAGGACATAGGAGGTGAGTTGACTAAAGAGGAATGTTCCAGCTGTTTTCCGACATCCCCTCAAACAGTGGAAGATTCAACAGTTGAGGGGACAGTGGACATTACAGACAATAATAGATATTCCAGCTGTTATCCAGCATCCCCTCAAACAGTGGAAGATGCGACAATTGAGGGGACAGTGGAAGTTACAGACAATCTAACATGTTCCAGCTGTTCTCCAATGTCCCCTCAAACAGTAGAAGACACGATAGTTGAGGGGACAGTGGAAGTTTCAGACAAGGGGACAGAAGAGGACATAGGAGGTAAGGTGACTATAGAGGAATGGTCCAGCTCTTCTAAACGGCCTCCTCAAACAGTGGAACACACGATAGTTGAGGGGACAGTGAATGTTACAGACAATCTTAGATGTTCCAGCTGTTCTCCAACGTCCCTTCAAATAGAGGAAGATGCGACAATTGAGTTGACAGTGGAAGTTACAGACAATCTAAGATGTTCCAGCTGTTCACCGTCCCCTCAAACAGGGGAAGATGCGACAGTTGAGGAGACAGTGAAAGCTACATACAATAATAGATATTCAAGCTGTTCTCCAACGTCCCCTCAAATAGTAGAAGACGCGACAGTTGAGGGGACAGTGGAGGACATAGGAGGTGAGGTGACTATAAAGGAATGTTCCAGCTGTTTCGCAAGGTCCCCTCAAACAGTGGAAGACACCACAGTTGAAAGGACAGTGAAAGTTACAGACAACCTTAGATGTTCCAGCTGTTCTCTAAGGTCCCATCAAACAGTGGAAGATTTGACAGTTGAGGGGACAGTGGAAGTTGCAGACAATCTTAGATGTTCCAGCTCTTCTACAACGTCCCCTCAAACAGTAGATATGACAGTTGAAAGGACAGTGAATGTTACAGACAATCTTAGATATTCCAGCTGTTCTCCAACATCCCCTAAAACAGTGGAAGAAGCGACAGTTGAGGGGACAGTGGAAGTTACAGACAAGTGCACAGTAGATGACATGGAAGGTGAGGTGACAATAGAGGAATGTTCCAGCTCTTCTACACCGTCCCCTCAAACAGTGGAAGGCGCGACAGTTGAGGGGACAGTGGAAGTTACAGACAAGTGCACAGTAGATGACATGGAAGGTGAGGTGACAATAGAGGAATGTTCCAGCTCTTCTACCCCGTCCCCTCAAACAGTGGAAGGCGCGACAGTTGAGGGGACAGTGGAAGTTACAGACAACCTTAGATGTTCCAGCTGTTCTCTTAGGTCCCCTCAAATAGTGGAAGGCACGACAGTTGAGGGGACAGTGGAAGTTACAGACAACCTTAGATGTTCCAGCTGTTCTCTAAGGTCCCCTCAAACAGCGGAACACACAACAACTGAGGGGACAGTGGAAGTCACAGACAATCTTACATATTCCAGCTGTTCTCTAAGGTCCCCTGAAACAGTGGAATATTCGACAGTTGAGGGGACTGTAGACGTTACAGACAATATTAGATATTCCAGCTGTTCTCCTCTAAGGTCCCCTCAAACAGTGGAAGACACGAAAATTGAGGGGACAGTGGAAGTTACAGACAATCTTAGATATTCCAGCTGTTCTTTAAGGTCCCCTCAAACAGTGGAAGATTTGACAGTTGAGGAGACAGTGGAAGTTACAGACAATCTTAGATATTCCAGCTGTTCTCTAAGGTCCCCTCAAACAGTGGAAGACATGACAGTTGAGGAGACAGTGGAAGTTACGGACAATCTTAGATATTCCAGCTGTTCTCTAAGGTCCCCTGAAACAGTGGAAGATTTGACAGTTGAGGAGGCAGTGGAAGTTACAGACAATCTTAGATATTCCAGCTGTTCTCTAAGGTCTCCTCAAACAGTGGAAGACATGACAGTTGAAGGGACAGAGGAGGTTACAGACAATTTTAGATATTCCAGCTGTTCTCTAAGGTCCCCTCAAACAATGAAAGAGTCGACAGTTGAGGGGACAATGGAAGTTACAGACAATCTTAGATATTCCAGCTGTTCTCTGAGGTCCCCTCAAACAGTGGAAGACACGACAAGTGAGGGGACAATGGAAGTTAGAGACAATCTTAGATATTCCAGCTTTTCTCTCAGGTCCCCTCAAACAGTGGAAGATTCGACAGTTGAGGGGACAGTGAAAGTTACAGACAACCTCAGATTTTCCAGCTTTTCTCCAAGGTTTCCTCAAACAGTGGAAGACACGACAGTTGAGGGCACAGTGGAAGTTACAGACAATCTTAGATATTCCAGCTGTTCTCTAAGGTCCCCTGAAACAGTGGAAGACACGATAGTTGAGGAGACAATGGAAGTTACAGACAATCTTAGATATTCCAGCTGTTCTCTAAGGTCCCCTGAAACAGTGGAAGACGCGACAACTGAGGGGACAGTGGAAGTTGCAGACAACCTCAGATTTTCGAGTTTTTTGTTAAGGTCCCCTGAAACAGTGATAGATTCGACAGTTGAGGAGACAGTGGAAGTTACAGACAATCTTAGATATTCCAGCTGTTCTCTAAGGTCCCCTCAAACAGTGGAAGACACGACAACTGAGGGGACAGTGGAAGTTACAGACAATCTTAGATATTCCAGCTGTTCTCTCAGGTCCCCTCAAACAGTGGAGGATACGACAGTTGAGGGGGCAGTGGAAGTTACAGTGGATGACGCAAAACTTGAGGGGACAGTGGAAGTTACAGACAACCtcagattttccagcttctctCCAACATCCCCTCAAACAGTGGAAGATTCGACAGTTGAGAAGACAGTGGTAGTTACAGACAACCTAAGATTTTCCAGCTGTTCTCTAAGGTCCCCTCAAACAGAGGAAGACACAACAGTTGAGGGGACAGTGGAAGTTACAGTGGACGACGCAACAGTTGAGGGGACAGTGAAAGTTACAGACAACCTCAGATTTTCCAGCTTTTCTCCAAGGTTTCCTCAAACAGTGGAAGACACGACAACTGAGGGGACAGTGGAAGTTACAGACAATCTTAGATATTCCAGCTGTTCTCTCAGGTCCCCTCAAACAGTGGAAGATTCGACAGTTGAGGGGACAGTCGAAGTTACAGTGGATGACGTCACAGTTGAGGGGACAGTGGAAGTTACAGACAATCTTAGATATTCCAGCTGTTCTCTCAGGTCCCCTCAAACAGTGGAGGACACGACAGTTGAGGGGACAGTGGAAGTTACAGTGGATGACGCAACAGTTGAGGGGACAGTGGAAGTTACAGACAACCTCAGATTTTCCAGCTTTTCTCCAACATCACGTCAAACAGTGGAAGATTCAACAGTTGAGGAGACAGTGGAAGTAACAGACAACCTAAGATTTTCCAGCTGTCCTCTAAGGTCCCCTCTCAGGTCCCCTCAAACAGTGGAGGACACGACAGTTGAGGGGACAGTGGAAGTTACAGTGGATGACGCAACAGTTGAGGGGACAGTGGAAGTTACAGACAACCTAAGATTTTCCAGCTGTCCTCTAAGGTCCCCTCTCAGGTCCCCTCAAACAGTGGAGGACACGACAGTTGAGGGGACAGTGGAAGTTACAGTGGATGACGCAACAGTTGAGGAGACAGTGGAAGTTACAGACAACCTAAGATTTTCCAGCTGTCCTCTAAGGTCCCCTCTCAGGTCCCCTCAAACAGTGGAAGACACAACAGTTGAGGGGACAGTGGAAGTTACAGACAAGGGTACAGTGAAGGACATAGGAGGTCAGGTGACTACAGAGGAATGTTCCAGCTGTTCTCCTAGGTCCCCTCAAACAGTGGAAGACAGGACAGTTGAGGGGACAGTGGAGGACATTGGTCAGGTGACTATAGAGGAATGTTCCAGCTGTTCTCCAAGGTCCCCTCAAACAGTGGAAGACAGGACAGTTGAGGGGACAGTGGAAGTTACAGACAAGGGGACAGTGGAGTACATAGGTCTGGTGACTATAGAGGACTTTTCCAGCTGTTCTCCAAGTTCCCCTCAAACAGTGGAAGACAGGACGGTCGAGGGGACAGTGGAAGTGACAGACAAGGGGACAGTGGAGGACATAGGTCTGTTGACTATAGAGGAATTTTCCAGCTGTTCTCCAAGGTTCCCTCAAACGTTGGAAGATGTGACAATTAAGGGGACAGTGGAAGTTACAGACAAGGGGACAGTGGAGGACATTCAAGGTCAGGTGACTATAGAGGAATGTTCCAGCTGTTCTCCAAGGTCCCCTCAAACAGTGGAAGAAAGGACAGTCGAGGGGACAGTGGAAGTTACAGACAAGGGGACAGTGGAGGACATTGGAGAGGAATGTTCCAGCTTTTCTCCAAGGTCCCCTCAAACAGTGGAAGACAGGACAGCCGAGGGGACAGTGGAAGTTACAGACAAGGGGACAGTGGAGGACATAGGTCTGGTGACTATAGAGCAATGTTCCAGCTGTTCTCCAAGGTCCCCTCAAACATTGGAAGATGTGACAATTAAGGGGACAGTAGTGGAGGTTACAGACAATTTGACAGTGTGCTCTGAGAATGAACATAGAAAAGCAGTTTCAGTAGAGGACAGAGTAAGTGAGGCAACgacaaatgaaaaaacagcCATTGATCAAACAGTTGCTCTTGCAGTTGTCATTACACGCACACAGAGTCTAGGGGAGGCTGCAGATGGGTCATTAGCGAGAACAGTGCACATAACACTTGGGGGGAGTGTGGAAGACAAGAAAGCCGATGGGACAGCTGACAACGCCATTGATATCGCAACTGTGGAGAGAGCAGAGGAAGGCACACAAGGGGGCCAAGTAAGGGCAGAGGACAGTGGGCACGACAAGATGACTGTGGAGGAGACAGCAGTGGCGGGTACAGGAGAGGACGGAAAGAGGACTGTGGAGGACAAAACAGCTGAGTGTCTAGAGGAAACAATAGAAGAGGACAGAGCAGGTGAAGAGTCAGAGGAAGACAGCACAGATGAAGGGACAACGGAGGACAGAGTATTTGAGGAGGCAGTGGAGAGCATAGCAGTTGGGGGAACGGTGGTGAGCAGAACAGCCAGAAGGAAACGGGCTAGAGAGAAACAGATCCAAAGATTCCTCGTCCTTACGATCCACTGTGTCTTCAAGAACACTGGCTCACTAAAGAACCTGGATGAGCTCTCACTGGACAGACACATTAGACGTCTGGTGAAGGTGTCACACGAAAAGCTCACTTTAGCGAATGGGAACACTCCGTTGGTCAGGATGTACAAGCCAGTGGGAAAAAGAGTCACCAAAGAGCTTAAGAAGACATTTCGTCAAACGCTGAATCAAACGCTTCTTCAAATAGACCCAGAAACTGAGCAAACCATCGCCGACTGCATCCAGAAACACACCAATGTTGAAATAAAAGGGGGCCCAAAAACGTTCTGCTCCAGCTACTACAATGCCATCACCAATGTAATTCAGGCCTTAATAATAATAGGCTTGGTAGGCGTTATATTAtcactttttttcctgttgtaa